In the genome of Paenibacillus pabuli, the window TCAGCATTGAAACTTACGCTGCTGGTTGCCGGGATTACCGTACCGCTCAATACGATATTCGGTGTGGCGGCTGCGTGGGTTATTACCAAGTTCCAGTTCAGGGGCAAAGGACTCATGATTACCCTGATCGATCTTCCTTTTTCGATCTCGCCTGTCGTAGGCGGGTTGATCTTTGTCCTCGTCTTTGGTTCGAATGGTTGGTTTGGACCGTGGCTGGCCGAGCATGATATCAAAATTATTTTTGCCCTGCCCGGCATTGTTATCGCTACGTTGTTCATTACGTTTCCCTTCGTCGCCAGAGAGCTGATTCCGCTAATGGAGGATCAGGGCACGAGGGAAGAAGAAGCGGCAGTTACGCTGGGGGCCTCCGGGTGGCGGATCTTCTGGAACGTGACCCTTCCCAACATCAAGTGGGGGCTGTTATACGGCATCATTCTGTGTAATGCGCGGGCGATGGGCGAGTTCGGGGCCGTGTCTGTTGTATCGGGACATATTCGCGGGGAGACCAACACCTTGCCGCTGCATGTCGAGATTCTGTATAACGAATATCAATTCTCCGCTTCGTTTGCCGTCGCCTCCTTGCTGCTGATTTTGGCCCTGGCAACGTTGCTGCTCAAGAGCTGGTTGGGTCATAAAACGATTCCCGAAAAGTGATGGGACACTCCTGTATTTATGCCAATCATCTTGGTTATGAAAGGGGCTCCGAATGAAAATGGATTTTGTTTAAAACTTCGTGAAAATTCGGATTGACAGCTACTGGAAGCCCTGCTAATGTATAAACCAAGTATATAGGTTGGATAAG includes:
- the cysW gene encoding sulfate ABC transporter permease subunit CysW — encoded protein: MAGSVPLTPASRVRTGPGPNRATTEAPWVKWLLIGLASLVLLWLLILPLVIVLMEALKQGWGVYIAALTEPDAMSALKLTLLVAGITVPLNTIFGVAAAWVITKFQFRGKGLMITLIDLPFSISPVVGGLIFVLVFGSNGWFGPWLAEHDIKIIFALPGIVIATLFITFPFVARELIPLMEDQGTREEEAAVTLGASGWRIFWNVTLPNIKWGLLYGIILCNARAMGEFGAVSVVSGHIRGETNTLPLHVEILYNEYQFSASFAVASLLLILALATLLLKSWLGHKTIPEK